The DNA region gctaaataaatttaaaaaaaaatcaaaatgaacaAATAGATTTGTactatcaagctcaataactaatcaaataagcttaaaatttaaaagtttcaaacaatcaaacaagcttgaatttagagttcgataacatctaaacgaaccaaacatAAGCTAAGttcaaatcaagctcaagctcattaaaAAAGAAACCAAGTCAAGCGTAAACAATTATTTTAacagtttggtttattttaggctCGGTttggcttggttaccttatcaaacaagcatGAACACCGCAAAGCTTGGCTCAGCTTAGCTTGTTTATAGCCCTACCAAGAAACTTGGAATCTTATTGCTCTATCCAGTCATCCGCGGCTGAGTTCATATTTGAAACATAACTTGTTACAATTATCAACTTTACGTCACTAGAAGTGCTAGCCAAGTACTTTGCAAATATAATGATGCTTAGATACATCCTGTAGTATGTTCATTTATCGACTTTATCTAGCTAGAAGTGCTAGCCAAGTACTTTGCGAACATGATCAAACACACAAATGCTGCATATCATCTTGGTAATTTAACTGTGCGTTTATATCTTCAAAATTCTACAAACTTCTGTAACATGAATCTGCAGTTATGACTGACCATTACGAGTGGAACTGTATTTTGTTTAACCATTCCACGGGAATTATTCATGAATATCTATCGATCTTGGGGATTGGTTATCAAGATGTAAACGAATAGTTTACTACTTGTCAAACTAGATCAGATTAAATAAAAGAATGAACCATAGTAGGCCTCATTCTTGTAACTTGTGATATTAACTCACAGAATATGAGTTATGTCCCAGAGGCTGGTACGATATCGAACTGTTTTTGCGATAACGCAATTAATAGGTTATAGTGAAAGTATCGATTTTCATACACGGTATTTACATGGCAAATGCACAACCATCACGAAGGTAGTTTTTTTGTAGATATCAAACTACTAACTCCTTGTACAGGGTTTTTTTTTCCGATATTCTTGTAATGTACGGTTGATTAGTTGCTTTTGTGCTGTCGTTAGATGTTTCACTGTTTCATTGCCCGTTCTTTTCGAGTTCTAACTTTTGAATCAACTACAGATTATTTCTCCTCGGACTTGAAAAATACGGGAAAGGTGATTGGAGGAGCATTTCTCGCAACTTTGTGATATCAAGAACACCAACACAAGTTGCAAGCCATGCGCAGAAATACTTTATTCGGCTCAACTCGATGAACAAAGAGCGTAGAAGGACCAGCATTCATGACATTACGAATGTCGGCGGCGATGGAGATGTATCAGCTCCTCAAGGTCCAATCACCGGTCAGGTTAGCGGGTCGGTTACAAGTACAACGAAGCCCATCAAACAATCTTCTCAGCCATCAGGTGTGAATATGTTTGGAGCAACGATCGGGCAGCCAGTGGCCGGAGTGGCCGGCCCTCTTGGTCCAGCAGTAGGCACTCCAGTTAGTCTTCCTGGAGCACCTCACTTTGCATACGGCATTCGAGCCCCAGTTTCTGGAGGCGCAGCGCCCGGTGGCCAGGTGAACAGGCCCCCTATGACAAATCCAATGCCTCCAACATCGGCTAATAGATAGTAGTTGTAGCTTGCCAGGTTGCTTGCAATGCATCTCCATCGATTGTTTCAAAAATAAGTGGATAGACTGCAACAGCATCGTTTCTGAATTTCTAGTAGTTGCCGGAGAGTTCAAAGGTGCTTAATTACTGATTGCTTCTTCTCGCCGGCATTGAAACATAAGCATCGATCCATGTAGTCGATGTATCCAAAGCTTGTAACTCTTGTATTCTTCTTGTTACTTGTATGGTGACCCTCTCTCATCTGTTGTAGAACACAAGTGCAAAATTGAGATGTTAATGTTATTGCAGCACTTCACATGCAGTTTCTCAAGTAAGCATCAGAGTTTGAATCACAATGATGATGAATATTTTGAAAGTCGGCCTTTAAATGTGCAtaagttttgttttagatttacttgatagacaaattaggagaaaacatCTTCTAACATCATGATTAGACGGATTAAATTGCTTTATACTACATAGTATCATTTTAGTAGGGCTGTTAGATCAAATTTTAGAGAATATTTGTAGTAGCTAAATTTAGTATGATCAAATTTGAGAAAAGAAGATCAACAGAAAATTCTCATAAGCTTCTGAGAAAAATAAAACTAGGATAAAAGATAAGAAaatgaatttaaatcatttataaaagagaatttttggtaaatgaaagaaaaatactaatatcatgtataaattacttacatattttttttaaaaaaataatatattgccttagaattaatttgaaaagctgttattgaaaattgaaaaaaaaaaaaaattaagctcgCGGAGAACATAAaacttttaagaaaaaaatatcctatatttaaaaaaatctattttcctTCAAATTATCGTTGATTTAACACTCGATTactataataaatatttttagtcAAAACTACTTCATTTCAActgaattaatcaaaattaatagcaatttagttaaaattaattagattttttcGCCTTATAGTAATGAAATTTTAATAAGTTAAACTAGTGTTAACCAgtaatttttagttaatattgGGACAGTTTTATCagcattaaaataatttaattgggCAGTAACCATTTTTTTTAATGAGGCGTCGACGCGGAGCTCTTTTTCCGACGGCGGCTCTTCACTTCCTCGGCTGCCGCCGCCTCTTACCTTCTGTTTGGAAGGAGAGGGAAAGATAAACAtgggtaaaatgaatttttattcTTGTTTGAGAGAAAATGAATTatgaaggggaaggggagagaagggtaaAGCCTCCCCTTGCATGCTCGGGAATAAACGAAATTCCTTACACCCTAAATTGGGGTGTAAGaaagggtaaggagaaattattacaattatatccttatttattttttcacatacagatttattaaaaaaataagaggatatttttataaatttatatatttaatcttcATTTCATTCCTTTCCTCTCACATGAactttccctcccttccaaataaggataagataaatatattactttcctttcctttccttcccCTTCCATCCCTTTCCTTTCCCTTCCCTCCTCTTCCATTAACGAACCTTACCTCACCAGATCCAAACAGGCTTACGATCCCGAAtcgtcctcctcttcctcctccgaacTCGTCTCCTCTGTAAACTCCACCATTCGATCGAGCCCGAGCCCGAGCCCGAGCCCGAGCGGCTCGTTGACCTATTCGAATCCGCCGCTTACCATCCCTCCTTCTCGGCGGCCGCCAAATCTGCAGATTCTCGATCCAGAAGCTCGTTCGTTGCTGCCGCCGCCTTGACCTCATCGAGCACATCTTCGAGGGCGCCAAGTTCGACTCCAACATCCCCAAGTCGAAGGCTTATCGATCCGGCTTCTCAACCTATCCTCCGGTGCCGGAATGATCGACCACGCCGTGCGCATTTTCGAGGCGATGCCCAGCCTCGGCTGCCGGCGATCTGAGCGTTCGATCTGCACTCTCTTGTCATCTTTTCTGAAGAACGGTCACGTCGACCGCTCTGTCGAAGAGCACAGCATTGCCCCAGGCATGACAATATCCTCCTCAAAGCTCAATGTTCTAGCAACACGGTGGAAGAAGCATTTACTTCGCTTGATGAAATGCCTGAAAAAGGACTCGAGCCCGACATTATCTGATATAACATTGTTTTGGATGGCTATTTTAAGAAGGGAGGCGATTCTGGATTGGATAAATTTGTCAAGGAGATTGCAGGAAGAAATTTAGCCCAAATGTGGGCACTTATAATTGTAGGATTGTAACTCTTGGAGCAAAAGGCAAGAGTTTCCAGGATCAAGAATTGTTGAATGTGATGCGACCGAATGAAATCTATCCAAACAGATTCAGCCTCAATACCTTGATTGATGGGTTTTGCAAAGAACGGAATGTAGATTCTACTATGGAGGTATATGAGAACATGAAGGGTATCAAAAGCCTGCTAGTAGTGGCAAGCCACCTGATTTCAACACATACTTCACTCTACTGAAGTGTTTGATCGAGAAAGAAGAGTTTCAGAAGGCTGTGGGGATTTGCGACCAGTGCTTGAACAAGAAATGGGCACCTCCATTTGATACTGTAAAAGGATTGATTGATGGATCGGTGAAGAGTTCACAGTTAGATGAGGCAAAGGAAATTATTGCAAGTGTGAGAAGGGGGATAATCAAAGGTGATGCTAAAGATGCTTGGAAGAAATTTGAAGAAGGATTTGCCTCATGATGTGTGTTGAGTTTATTGATGTTTGCAAGTAATATAATATTCATTGTAGCAAGTAATACAATATTCATGAAGTTAGTGATAGTGGATAGTAGAGCACCCAAATAATATGGTTGTTTCAAAGTCCCCTCATTTGGTTGCTGCACTTGTTTGTGGTTCCTGAAATGATATCAAGAATATTGTTACGTGCTATATAACTCATGTTGCAGAGTGTTTTACACTCTGGATACTGCATGAAATAGCTACAAATCTTCAGGTGTAACTGCTTGTAGTTTATGTATTTGCAGGTTCACTGTAGATTCAATGTGGTTCCTGATTTGAGGATGATTGCATGGAACAAGATTGCTTCCTGAAGACAAAATGCTGCACGCTTATCATTTTGGTAGTACACTCCAGTTTTGTTGCTGCtttagtttgtttttattttacttatCATAAGCTTTTCCGTGATTTATCAATTTTAATATGTTGCTAATACTGATTATACTGAACAGAACCATTCGaatccatgattttttttttttggcttatgACATCTAATAtattagattagattagattgGGCAGCCTGTTGTCAAATGCTGCGAAATAGACATCTAATATATTGCTAATAGTGTGACACATTATTGTTTCAATGTAATTCTACAAATGCTAAACCTTTACATTTTGTGTAACATGACTGTCTCTTCCAATTAGGATTCTGCAACCTGTTGTcacataattttgaaaaaacatcCAACATTTCTCAAAGTTAGAACTTTATTTACTTGAGGCTTGAGTTATGGCAATGATGTATTGGTTGAAGTAGCACTAGGGAATCAACGCCATCTTTTTCAGTACCATATTTTAAGTTTAGGCAAGGTATTAATTTATACTTCTTAAAGTTCTGTAAAGGTAAACCTAGTGCATAGTTTCAGTATTAAGATTTTTTAACGATCAAGTTGTTTATAGCAAATCCCACATACATACTTTATTTGGCACCTAGCATAGCTTCTCATGTAATTGCCCAACTGATCAGTTGAAGCAGGGGTAGCTCAATCCACCTTGTGAACCGGCAGCGGTCCCTGTTGGAGATTCCCAGTGAGAGAGTTAACAGTGTGGATCACCTGTTCCAAGTGGGGAATGCTAATGTGTGGTAACGGCAGTTCCACCAGTCCCCCTGGTGCCATCCCGGAGGCCATGTCCATCACATGATCGGCTGTGATTCTCCTCCTTGCCAACTCCACCATGCCCTCTGCCTTGTCACATGAGGCCATGAACAGCTGCCATCTCTGCTTGAATTTCTCAAGTCCTGTCCCTGACCGACCGCCAGACTGCTCAACCACCTCCATAGCTGCTGCTACAAGCTCCTCGTACTCCCTGCTCATTGCTTCAATGGTGGTGTCCATGACACAAGTGTAGCAGGTGGCTTCCTTGATCTATTCTCTTTATAGGAGTGGGTATGCATTACAAACTGTATCTTCAATGATTCTTAAGAAGCTCACGCAACTTTCTCAGCTTAACTTGCGCAATGGAAAAAAAGTTTACTGAAGTCTACTCAATAACTGCATTGGCTTCGATTGGTGGAGGCCAGTGAGATTGTTTCAGGTAGGCTTGTGAACTTGTGATCGAGTTAGCCAAGGATTGAACAGTGTTTctaaaaccaaactggatcatccAGTTGAATTGGGACCGACGATCAAGTTGATCGTAGAAATGACAAAGCCATCGTGGTTCAACTGGAGTTACCAAATGGTCCAATCCCCCTGCCCAGATTTGGAATATCTGGCTCTGCTGATTGCCTTCCATGGGATGTTTATTTGCCAAGTGTTGCTTTCGTGCAACAAACAACACGTTAGGTTGAAAGGGAGAAGCTTTTATCTATCCATGGAAACGTAGGAAAGTGAAGTtgttttatgcttcttatggaggcacacttattaatattaattattaaaatattttcggACCCAAAACTAAGAATGACTCAACTTGAGTTAGGTTGATTCTGGAGTTTTAGATCACCATCAAAATATTGACATTAATAAAAAACTGCTTAATGTAACCAAAGTAAGTTAGTATATAATAAATcagaaattcataattaaaatattaCAATACCTATCCTACTCAatacaatttaattttaaacccaaagatataaaatatataattcagTAGAGACTGCAAAATTAGAACCATATGATTTTTAACTTTTTAATGATACTCTTTCAGTACTTCAATACTATTAACAAGTTGCATAATTCATGTGTTGTATGAGAAAtatgtaaaaataaaattaaaaataattaatatttgtaaaattttcaaaattttaaatatttactgATTGCAAAGAAGCTACTAGTGAGGTTAAAATCTACAGTTTGTCTCTGACTAAtatttaacaaaaaataatagGATGAGTTTCTCTGCCGTTTGTTTTACTTAGTGATTACTGTGCATTTAAGAAAGATTCAACATTGTTTGCTTCCATTTCACTTCAACTTTATACAAAGCTATGCATCAATGCACTATTACATGTTTGCTAAATGAAAAGCACTTCTCAGATGCCTGCAATGAAACCTGAACATTTTATGAAGCACTTTTATTCTTGTCAGTATTTGGCATCATCTCAGATTTCTTCCAACATCTAAAGGCTACTCGAGATACAAACTATAAGCAGAACACCTGAAGACCCACTTTATTTCCAGTTCTGTTTATGTCCTCCTTCACCTGTTTCATGAAGTCTCTGAAAGTggcccccacgggctggatcagctggttaGGTGCCTGCAGCTTGCCAATGAAGTCGTGGGGTCGAAGGTCGCCAATTGTACTCGGGGATAAAATCCTGGTCTGCTGTGCCAAAAATTCCTTTGACCCCCAGTCACCTATCCTGTccagcattaaccgtgatttactccctctggaatcttgtggggccggggccagggggccgctagggtggcggttccacctttgCCAATGAAGTCTCTGAAAGTGAACTGCTTGTAGAAGGAAGGCTCACTGCAGCTCTCTATGATGGAATCCATTGGCGGGCAAAGGAAATAGGCAAGTGAGTATCTATCCGCCTCTGCATTGCTCATTACCTTGTGCTCTACACTCTTGTAGAAATCATTGCTTCATGCCTGGAACAAAACAGATTAATAATCTACATAAAGCTAAAGGGTCGATTCTCATCAATATCAGTTAGGGAAAAGAAAGGCTTTTGTTCTGTGGGTTAAATTCTATGCATTCGTGGATGAAACTACTACTTAATTCATGTCATGGCCATGGCTTGCAGAGCCCTGCAGCAATTATGGACTGTGCAGTTCCCCATCACTTCAGAAAAGTCACCTCAAAGATTGTCAATCAGTGAAGTGATTTGAAAGTTGAAAGTGCTACCTGAAAGAGATCGCCAATGTTGACTATAAGAGCATCTTGGTTAGGCTTGACAGCATTCCAAGTGGAATCCTTCCTCAATTCGAGGCCTCCAACCTGATCTTGACTGAGGATGGTGAGAAAGGCACTGTCTGTATGAAGCATTAGACCAAAGGTACCTTGTGAATGGGGGCACGAAAGATAATGGTTTAGGCTAAAATAGCTTGTGCTCATACTGCATTTCTCGGTGATAAAATCCCCTGAAAACTCCAAGTGCTCAGCTCTAACTCTTGCAAGCAGGTGAGCAAGCTCTGTCATTGCACTTCCTAACGTTTTCATTCTCCCTGAAATAAGTTATTTGCTGTTACTTTAACTGTATTTAAGTATTATGATTTGTCATTGTTTGATCATATTGATCATAAACAGTTTGTTTGCCGTTTATTTTATTGACAATTACTCTAACTTCCTAAGAAGAAGTCTTGCAAGTAATTGTTACCATGACTCAGATTATGTTGTCTCATATATCAAAGAAACCATGAAAATGTCTAACATAGACAATGGATAAGGAaatgaaaagatgaaaataatgTTTCTGGTTGCATAGGTTGTTGATGTGCATTTTAGACAGTTATATGGATGCAAATTGAGAGGGAAAGAATACCCAAGAGACCTGAACTTCAAGCTGCACCAGTCTTGCTCTTTAATAATCTTGCGAGAGGCACATGAAATTTTTCCATCCGTGACAGTTGAGTGAGAGATGTTTCCCCAACTGTAGGTGCCTTGTAGAATCTTGGAGCTCTTCTCATGGGAGCCAGGCGAAGAGCTGTTGCTGCGCTTCCCTCATCAACTCAAGTAGCTCAGACCTGATCCCACAGCTCACCACCATAAAGAAGCCCCATTGAGTTGCTGCCCTTGTGACGGCTGAAGCACAATGCTGCAGTGCTTTTTCATCAGTTGTCATCCTCAGCGTGCTTATGTCAATCAACGGCAGCTCATACTCTTCCATGACTTGCAAGCATTGCAGGTTGGAGGTGTTGAGAATCATACAAGGCTTTGGGGTACGGATCATGGTTAATTTTCCTAGTTTCAAACAAACACTATATTCACTTAGTGATGAAGGTTAGTAATGATTAGAGCCGTCAATTTAGGTGGAGCCCGTCAGATTAACCCGTCCCGCCAGACAATTTAAACAGATTAGATCGAAATTTATCAACCCATTTAAAGATGGGTCCAAGCGGGCCGACCCACTTGTTGTCCGCGACCCACACGGGTCAACCGCAGCGGGCTTGAGTTAGCCTGTGAGTTgaggaaataaaaaaattatagacaAGTTACCTTGAAATTGTAATTTATGAGGCATAACAAATTAAATTGTCTATGAATTAGGGACAATCATGGAACAAAAGTTCAAGTTGGTAACTAATTTAACAAATATGAATTATAGAATGAGTGAACATTTAGAAtagaaagttaaaataatttttcatcttCTAGAACCAACTCGCCTATAAATTGGATAATCCGTATAACTAGATTTCCAAATCTAGTGGTAGAGATTCAAGAGtaacttaaaaaaaatgcaaGGGAAAATAAATTTCTCAATCCAACATATTTGGTTAGATTtagattaactaaattttaattttttttctatatatagTTTTTTTTGTAGGCTCGTGGGTTGACTCGCCTAACAACAACCTACCTTGAGTTGGGTTAGGGATTTTCCAAGCTGCCCGACCCGCCTCATCACCGGCTAGCCCGCCCCGCCACGGGTCCCCCGTCCGACAACTCTAGAAATGAAGATGGGTGATCTTCTTCAAGACGATAACCCTCGTCCCCAGACCCTCGTCAGCTGACCCCACTTCCAACacgaaggagataaatcatgatAACTGTTGAGGCAACTGGATGGCGGGGCCGAATATTTCCACCACAAGGTGCAGGGGTATTATTCCTTGCCAGCCCTGTGaatcttcttcttcaagagagacATCTGAGGGAGGATAGAGAGATGCAAAGAAAATTGATATGCCAAATTGGGATATCAAAATATGCTTCATTTGCTTTAGTATGGTTGTAGGAATTGGGATTGTGACAATTTAAAAGGGTGGATGAATTTGGATTGCCATTATCGATATGAGATGAATTGGGATAACGTGTGGAGGATGAAATATCGTTTTATTACAAGTCTTGTGTGATTGTTAAGCAAGTAATTTATTGGAGAAATGGCCTCAAAAACTTGAGTCATATCTATTTGGAAAGATGGAGGAAAAAGGCGAGTTAATGGGGATTTGGAATTTGAGGGGAGGTATTTGCTTTCTCACCAATGCACCAAATTCTGCACTTTCCCTAAAACACAAGGCAGTGTATCTAAACATATTTTGTTAAAGGGTACAGTTCGATTTGATTTAATTGAAAAGATGTATTTGTGAAGAGTTTGGGATTAGTACGAGACTTCTTAAGAAATCTAATCTGGGAGTAGAAGTTTATTAGAACTGCTTTGCAATTGGTCTACACATTTTGGCAAGAAACATGTGTCCTAAAGCTGATTCGTGTGAGATTGTGAATCTGATTTTGAAAAGGAGTCCTAAAGCTGCACGACATTAATCTTTGTTGAGGTCTTATCTCTCGTTTCATTTAGGTAAAACTGAAAGTTTTTTGGATTGTTAGTCTCGCTGCCCATTAACTTTCAGTAACACTGAGGACCTTTCAGAATACGTTTGATGGTCTACTGTGCAGTTAAAAATCTATATAGGCATTGGGCTCATGGTTCACTTGATCTTATTGTTCCAGCTGATCTGTCGAATAAATATTGAAATAACTTGATCATTTCTTTTCAATTGTTTACGCGGTTAATCCACCTAAAATGCTTTCATGATGCTCTCACTTCTCTAGAAAGTCTCTGACTTTGTTTATCCATAGAGACATTTCATCGAACACCCGCAGGTTGCGACCCGGATTGAGCGAAGCAGTTCCCTTTTTCTTCTTCGTCGTCAAGGGTGGGAGGGAGGCGGGCGCCTGGAGCGGAGGTAATCTTCTAGCGCCTCGATCTGCTCCCTCGAAGGCGGCTGGTCGTTGTTCTTGATGGATCTGTGCACGTCGTATGTGGTGGCTCCCAACACCAGCAGACTGCAACAAGTGCAAATCAAACgaagggaggagaagaagaaaaattgaTTTGGTGAATTTGAGGCTGACCTGCAAGCAAACATCACCAACTGCCTCGGGAAGATGTGTCTTCCAAACAGCTTCAtccgtttgtttgtttgtttctgGTTGCGCTGCTTCAGTGGTAGCTAACTTTTAAAGTGacttgaaatttaatttcagGTTCGCACCGGCTCAGTTGATAATGTAATAATCAGGAGGTCAAAATTCGGTAAAGGCTTTCATTATTTCTATGGTCCCGTCTACGTCCTTATCAATTTAGGGAGTGTTTGGTTGGAGGAAATGAAAGTGAGAAATGGGAAAGGAATTGAaagttagggggcgtttggtttaaggGAATAAAAGTAAGGAATAGGAATAGCAATCAATATTAATG from Zingiber officinale cultivar Zhangliang chromosome 4B, Zo_v1.1, whole genome shotgun sequence includes:
- the LOC121976757 gene encoding transcription factor SRM1-like; the protein is MVMEVESCGSSWTREQEKAFENALATHPEDCSDRWEKIAADVPGKTVEDVKSHYDLLVEDVNSIESGRVPLPSYPSSSDGGDHATDTGGSGKKGGNGDGSHSGKASRAEQERRKGIAWTEDEHRLFLLGLEKYGKGDWRSISRNFVISRTPTQVASHAQKYFIRLNSMNKERRRTSIHDITNVGGDGDVSAPQGPITGQVSGSVTSTTKPIKQSSQPSGVNMFGATIGQPVAGVAGPLGPAVGTPVSLPGAPHFAYGIRAPVSGGAAPGGQVNRPPMTNPMPPTSANR
- the LOC121978692 gene encoding mediator of RNA polymerase II transcription subunit 32-like, which encodes MDTTIEAMSREYEELVAAAMEVVEQSGGRSGTGLEKFKQRWQLFMASCDKAEGMVELARRRITADHVMDMASGMAPGGLVELPLPHISIPHLEQVIHTVNSLTGNLQQGPLPVHKVD